GCGGAACAACGGTTTACAGCGGCTATCAGCATATACTGCCCGACGGTGGCACCCTGATTCCGCTTGATAATTGTATCGTCCACAAGTTTCACGAAGTCAAGCTTGTCGGTGATACTTAAGAGAGCTGCCGTAAGACCGAATTCACGGCTTCTTACCGATTTCGGCTGAGGGGGTTCCGTCACTTTGCGGACGATATCTTCAAGCTTGCCGAGGTACTTTTTAGAAACAACCCTTGGTTGACCATTGATCCTTTTGGTCTCGATAACGTAATAATAAGCCTTGCCGTTAACCGTTTGCTTAATCAGGCCTGCCACTTATACACCCCCTGCGATTTTAGGCAATATATACAAT
The window above is part of the Peptococcaceae bacterium genome. Proteins encoded here:
- a CDS encoding transposase, giving the protein MAGLIKQTVNGKAYYYVIETKRINGQPRVVSKKYLGKLEDIVRKVTEPPQPKSVRSREFGLTAALLSITDKLDFVKLVDDTIIKRNQGATVGQYMLIAAVNRCSA